The nucleotide sequence CGCCTAAGTGGTTGATATTATTACACTATTTTTGTTGAATGGCTGAAAGTAATGGTACGGTCGGTTGGAGTTGAACCAACGACCTCAGGAGCCACAATCCTGCGCTCTAACCAACTGAGCTACGACCGCGTACCTTTGTGTCGGCTGCGTGACGCTCTGGCGTCGCCGACAGGGGGTCACATACGGAGAATCGATCCATATTGCAAGTGATTATAGCTCTATTTTTTTAGAAATTCCCAATTGCGGGATTCTATATCAAATCCGGCTGATAAAGGTCACGGGCTGGTAACCATTCCAGATGACCGGCTGTGCACAACCGCGATATTGGCCTGGGCCTGTAAAATTACCTTTCCCGTATTAACTAATGAAATAGAAAATGCGGCCCATATCCAATGGCAATGTGGACCCGCGCCCATAAGAGGCTTATTAACAGGGCGTTAACAAGCACTGCGGGCGGTCGAAAGAACAGGTAAGGACTGGTATGTCAGGATCATACCCCTTCATCGATATTGCCGCGCTGGATTCTATCCGCGAGGGCTTTGCAAAGGGCGATGCGCAGCTCGTGCTGACGCACGACCTGTCGGCAGTGCTCTGGGTCAATGGTCCCGGCGCAAAGCTTTTCGGCTTTGATCGCGTGGAAGACATGATCGGCGGAAGCCTTGACCTGCCCATTGCCACGCGCCGGCAGATTGCTTCGTCCAACAGCAATGCGGAGGGTGAAACCCGCACCATTTCCATTCGCCTTGGCGGAGGCTTGCGTTCCGACCTGACCCGTTTCAGCGTTTCGCACATCGCACTTCCCGATGGCGTGTCCGGCCTGCTGCTGACGGCCAATGGCGAGAACACCAAGGCGGAAGCCATCATTTCCGGTCTGAGCGATGAAACCACCCATGTGGCCCTGATCGACGCAAACAGCCGCGTGATTGCGGCGAGCCCGCGTTTTGCCGCGCTCGAAATTTCTTCCGCCACGCTGGAAGACCTCGTCATCGAAGCCGCAGACGCGGCTGACCGCATCGTCAAGCGTCGCATCCGCGCTGGAAGACATTCCGTACCGGGAGCGATTGCGCGGCTGACCGATACGCGCCCCATGCATCTTCTCTGCATTATCGGCGATGCGCCGGACGTCGTGCAGGCAGCGCCCGTTGCACTGCCCGGCGAGGCCGAGGAGATACTCGAGGAGATGCTCCCCGAGCCTGCCGAGAGCGCGAACGCCGATATGGTCGAACAGGCTTCAGCCGATCAGCCGAAGCCCCGGAATTTCGTGTTCGATCAGGATGCGCCGCCAGCGCGCTTCATCTGGAAGGTCGGACCGGATGGCGCATTCACCGAAATATCTCCGGATCTTGCGGCGACGATCGGGCCGAATGCAGCCGATGTCGTCGGACGCCGCTTTGCCGATGTCGCCAATGTCTTCGGCTTCGATCCAGATGGCAGCATTGCCGCCCTGCTCGACAAGCGCGACACATGGTCGGGAAAACGCCTGATGTGGCCGGTGGAAGGCACGGATCTGCGTGTGCCAGTGGAGCTTGCCGCCCTGCCCGTCTATTCCCGTGATCGGGAGTTCACCGGCTTCCGCGGCTTCGGCGTGGTCCGTCCTGCAGATGCGGAAAAGGACCCTGAAGAAATCGGTCTGGTGCTTGCAGGCGGAATTCCGCAAACGCGCAAGCCCGTCAGCGAGACCGTGGAAACGGTGACGTCTGTCGAAGACGACGACATTCTGGCGTTGAGCGAAGAAGTCGCCAACGACGACAGGCCTGTCGCCACGTTGCCCAAGCCGCCGCTCGATATTGCGCCGACGCCCGGCCGTCGCGAATCCGACAAAGTCATCAGCCTGCTGAACGCCTGCGCTCAGGAAAAAGTGGCGGCTGATCAGGCGCGCATCCTGAAGGAACGGGAGCGTGAAGAGCGCCCCGAAGGCGGTCTCACCAAAACCGAACGCAACGCCTTCCGCGAAATTGCCGACCGTCTGCGCAAGCAGGGTCTCGCCAGTTCACGGTCGACCAGCGAGCCGGGCGCGCTGTCGGAAGAAGCTGTGGCGGACAGCCCGCAGCCGGTCGCAGTTGAAGAAGCGGCACTGCACACCCCCGGCCCGACACACGGCGATGAAACCGCCCTGCTGGCCAATCTGCCTGTACCGGTCATCATCCATTCGGGCGATACGATCCACTACGTCAATCAAGCCCTGCTCGATTTGACAGGTTATGAATCGCTCGATGATATTCGCGGCGCGGGTGGCGTTGATGTGCTGTTCAACAGCGAAAGCGACGATGGCGAAACGCGGCAGGGCATGGTGCTGCGCCGCGCCGATGGCAGCGAAGAGCCTGTCGATGCGCACCTCAATGCCATTGCCTGGCGCGATGGCCGCGCACTCATGCTGAGCCTGATGCCGGTAGCAGCCCCCGCAACACCCGCGCCGGTCGAAACCGCTGCCGCTCCGGTTGAAACGCCGGTGGCGATGGACAAGGATAATGAAAAACAGGCGCTGGCCGATCATGTCGAGGAACTGAAGACCATTCTCGACACGGCAACCGACGGGGTTGTCCTCATCGACCCGGAAGGCCGCATCCGCTCCATGAACCATTCGGCCTCGGCCCTGTTCGGCTATGACCGCGAGGAGACGGAAGGCAAGTTCTTCTCAATGCTGTTCGCCATTGAAAGCCAGCGCGCTGCGATGGACTATCTGCACGGTCTTTCCGGCAACGGAGTTCTGAGCGTCCTCAATGACGGACGCGAGGTGATTGGCCGTGAAGCCAAGGGCGGGTTTATTCCGCTGTTCATGACCATCGGCAAGCTGCCGCATACGCGTGGGTTCTGCGCCGTGCTGCGTGACATCACGCAATGGAAGCGCACCGAGGAAGAACTGACCAATGCACGCAAGGAGGCGGAGCGCGCCTCAAGCCAGAAGACCGAGTTTCTGGCGCGCATCAGCCATGAAATCCGCACGCCGCTCAATGCGATCATCGGCTTTTCCGAACTGATGGCCGACGAGAAGTTCGGCCCTATCGGCAATGACCGCTATCGGGATTATCTGCGCGATATCAATCGTTCCGGCAATCACGTGCTGGCGCTGGTCAATGACCTGCTCGATATCTCGAAGATTGAAGCCGGTGCTCTCGACATGCAGTTTGAAGCGGTGTCGCTCAACGATGCCATCGCCGAAGCCATCGCGCTGATGCAGCCGCAGGCCAATCGCGAGCGCGTCATCATCCGCTCCAGCTTCCAGTCCAACCTGCCCGACATCGTTGCCGATACGCGTTCGATCAAGCAGGTCGCGCTGAACCTTCTGTCCAACGCGGTGCGCTTCACCGCGCCGGGCGGTCAGGTGATCGTGTCGACAAGCTACGAATTGAACGGCGATGTGGTGATGCGGGTGCGCGACACCGGCATCGGCATGACCAAATCCGAGGTGGAACAGGCACTGAAGCCTTTTCGGCAGGTCAACGCGCTGGAGCGACGCAAGGCTGAAAGCGCCAAGGACTGGCGCAACGAAGGCACCGGCCTGGGCCTGCCGCTGACAAAAGCCATGGTGGA is from Brucella intermedia LMG 3301 and encodes:
- the pdhS gene encoding cell-division control histidine kinase PdhS yields the protein MSGSYPFIDIAALDSIREGFAKGDAQLVLTHDLSAVLWVNGPGAKLFGFDRVEDMIGGSLDLPIATRRQIASSNSNAEGETRTISIRLGGGLRSDLTRFSVSHIALPDGVSGLLLTANGENTKAEAIISGLSDETTHVALIDANSRVIAASPRFAALEISSATLEDLVIEAADAADRIVKRRIRAGRHSVPGAIARLTDTRPMHLLCIIGDAPDVVQAAPVALPGEAEEILEEMLPEPAESANADMVEQASADQPKPRNFVFDQDAPPARFIWKVGPDGAFTEISPDLAATIGPNAADVVGRRFADVANVFGFDPDGSIAALLDKRDTWSGKRLMWPVEGTDLRVPVELAALPVYSRDREFTGFRGFGVVRPADAEKDPEEIGLVLAGGIPQTRKPVSETVETVTSVEDDDILALSEEVANDDRPVATLPKPPLDIAPTPGRRESDKVISLLNACAQEKVAADQARILKEREREERPEGGLTKTERNAFREIADRLRKQGLASSRSTSEPGALSEEAVADSPQPVAVEEAALHTPGPTHGDETALLANLPVPVIIHSGDTIHYVNQALLDLTGYESLDDIRGAGGVDVLFNSESDDGETRQGMVLRRADGSEEPVDAHLNAIAWRDGRALMLSLMPVAAPATPAPVETAAAPVETPVAMDKDNEKQALADHVEELKTILDTATDGVVLIDPEGRIRSMNHSASALFGYDREETEGKFFSMLFAIESQRAAMDYLHGLSGNGVLSVLNDGREVIGREAKGGFIPLFMTIGKLPHTRGFCAVLRDITQWKRTEEELTNARKEAERASSQKTEFLARISHEIRTPLNAIIGFSELMADEKFGPIGNDRYRDYLRDINRSGNHVLALVNDLLDISKIEAGALDMQFEAVSLNDAIAEAIALMQPQANRERVIIRSSFQSNLPDIVADTRSIKQVALNLLSNAVRFTAPGGQVIVSTSYELNGDVVMRVRDTGIGMTKSEVEQALKPFRQVNALERRKAESAKDWRNEGTGLGLPLTKAMVEANRAQFAIDSTPGHGTVVEIAFPPTRVLAD